TTTATCTGGTCTAAATCAGAAGCATCTCTTTCAATATTGACTGATCTTGCAACCTTAGAGTCTATTTTTATAAATTCATTTAAAAACAATTCTTTATTCCCTATTATAATACTTTTCTAAAATTTCCCAATACAACTCAATAGGCTCTTGAGAAAAATGTAATTGTTGAGTTCCTGATGATTCAACAAAATTTATATTATCAATTTTTGAGACCGCATCTTCTATTAATGTACCGCATTCTGTTTCGGTTAATTTAAAAGCAATACCAGGTGAATCTTGGCCATATACAATTTTGTTTAAACTAAATGTTTTCTCTTTTAACCCTAATTTGTTGGCATACGAGCAGCATGTAGCTAGAAAGATTAAAGGATGCAATGAGTTTTTTTTCTCGAAATTAAATTTAAAATGTGAGCTTTCTGTTGTCTTTTCTATCAAGTTCAAATTAGTAAATGGACATTTGATTCCAAAGTCAGAGTTAATATTAGGCACATACATTTGAATTATGCAATTTGCATCTTTTTCAAAAGATTTTGAAGAAATTTTACTTAACTTTTCATTACCTTTCGCAAAATTGACAATGTTTTTTGACAAATCCTGTCTTGTAAATTTTTGAAGTGAACAATAGTTAAAA
This window of the Desulforegulaceae bacterium genome carries:
- a CDS encoding DUF4007 family protein; translation: MLINLEQYSNGSAGRHETFVPRYGWLTKGYVKALEDPDVFKVENAVEVLGVGKNMVRSIRYWCILFGLLEKNKTELISTKFGEMLIGKINPNNSEFDWSSGFDPFLEDDASLWLLHWQIFLNPLSAVSWVLFFNYCSLQKFTRQDLSKNIVNFAKGNEKLSKISSKSFEKDANCIIQMYVPNINSDFGIKCPFTNLNLIEKTTESSHFKFNFEKKNSLHPLIFLATCCSYANKLGLKEKTFSLNKIVYGQDSPGIAFKLTETECGTLIEDAVSKIDNINFVESSGTQQLHFSQEPIELYWEILEKYYNRE